The Marinomonas sp. CT5 genome contains the following window.
GTTTCGAATAGGTGAAATACAACCAGCGTTGATCTTTAAATTGAGGGGATTGTGCGACATCCAGTAAACCGCCTTGGCCTCGGTTATCGACTTTGGGCAGTCCTTTCAAAGTCTGTTTTTTACCTGTTTGTAGATTGACCTTGTAAGCAGAACCTTTTTTGATCGTGACGATGGCTTCTTTGTCGTTAAGTAAAGCGATTCCCCAAGGAATACCATCAAATTGGGTGACGGTTTGAACGTTTAAAGAGTTATCTGTAATGGCGTCTGAGGCACTAACATTTAGCGCCATCAGGCCAGCTAAAAATAGAATCCAAGTTTTCATATTAGGCAACCTCTTACCGCGAATTTCTGCGAAGTATATAGAAAATAGTCGCCATATGAGGTTTTGGAAAGGCATTTCCTCAACAATTGCCGATTGCTTACCCAGTTGAATGAAGTATTCAACGAAGTGTTATTTAGGGCCTTAAAGTGTGTGTTTTGCAGGGATAATGCAAAGACTAAAGACGTAAGAATCCTGTCTGAAGAAGCTAACCAAAGTAGCGTTCATTGTCCGCTATGTTCCGTCTAACCACTGCATTGGCCGCAATAATGGCGTTGTTGCCAATGTTGACACCGGGGAGGATTTTCGCCCCGCCGCCAATCCAGACTTTATTGCCAATGTGAATCGGACGAGCAAAACATTCACCCGAAGCACGTAAATCGGCGTCTCTTGGGTGATCAACAGTATAAAGGTGCACGCCAGGGCCAATTAAGACATCATCACCAATATGAATCGGCGCACCGTCTAAAAAGATGCATTGGAAATTGATAAAGACTCTATTGCCAAGGTGAATTTGTGAGCCGTAGTCACACTGAAATCCGGGTTCGATAATCGCGCTGCCGATGGAGCCAAATAAACGTGTGATATGACGCAAGTTGCCTTTACTCGGGTGAGCATTGTATTTGGCACAAGCTAGGCGAGCGGTTTCGCGTCGTAATCTAAGGTCAAGGTCGATTCCATTGAAGGGCTCACCTCGAACCATCTTTTCAAATTCAGTTTGCTTGTTCATCGATTCACTATTTAAAAGTATGTAAAAAGCCTACAAAAAACGCGACCTAAGTCGCGTTTTTAAAGAGCGTGGTAACGCAGTCGTGCTGATTAAAGCATAGAACGTAGCGTTTCTTCTAGTTTACGCTGATCGGCAGCGAAGTTACGAATGCCCTCAGACAGCTTCTCAGTTGCCATCGCATCTTCGTTCATTGCCCAACGGAATTCTGCTTCCGTGATAGCGGCTGGTGCAGCCTTGATGTCGCTTGCTGGCGTTAGTTTACGCTCAAGTTTGCCTTCGTCTTTCTTCAACTCTTCAAGCAAGTTAGGGCTGATAGTCAAACGGTCACAACCTGCTAGCTGCTCGATTTCACCGATGTTACGGAAGCTCGCACCCATAACAACTGTGTTGTAGCCGTGCTGCTTGTAGTAGTTGTAGATTTCAGTAACCGATACCACACCTGGATCTGTTTCGGCTGTGTATTCTTGACCAGTAGATTTTTTGTACCAATCAAGGATACGACCCACGAAAGGAGAGATCAGGTAAACACCGGCTTCGGCACAAGCTTGTGCTTGAGCGAAGGAGAAAAGCAGCGTTAGGTTACAGTTGATGCCTTCTTTCTCTAGCTCTTCTGCTGCCTTGATGCCTTCCCAAGTAGACGCGGCTTTAATAAGCACACGGTCACGAGACACGCCAGCTTCTTCATAAAGAGCAATCAATTTACGTGCTTTTGCTAGTGTCGCTTCTTTGTCAAAAGACAAACGCGCATCGACTTCGGTAGAAATACGGCCAGGGACGTATTTTAGAATTTCAGTACCCACGATAACGGCAAGTTTATCGCCCGCATCCAAAACTTGTTGGTCTTTGTCATTACTTTGCGTTTTTGCCCAAGCTACGGCTTGATCTAGGAAAGGAGCATACTCTGGAATTTGCGCAGCTTTAAGCATCAAAGATGGGTTAGTGGTCGCATCTTGTGGTAAATAATCTTTGATCGCCGTGATATCACCGGTGTCGGCCACAATGGTTGTGAACTCTTTTAACTGAGATAACTTGTTGCTCATTGCTCTTATCCTTTGCGTTGATGATGTTTGACCAATTCAATGGCCTCTAATAATACATTTACCTGTGCGTCAGCTTTATGACCGTTTTCAGACAGGTAGCGACGGAACTGTTTGCCGCCAGCTTCGCCCTGAAAAATACCCAAAATGTGTCGGGTTAGGTGCATTAAGCGTTCGCCTTCATTGAGCTTGCGTTCCACATAAGGAACAAAAGCCTCTAGTGCTTCGTAGCGATCATGAACTAAGGCTTGACCGCCAAATAATACTTCGTCGACTTGGCTTAAAATCCAAGGATTATGGTATGCCTCACGGCCAACCATAACGCCATCTACGTGTGCTAATTGTTCTTTGCACTCATCTAGCGTTTTTATGCCACCGTTTATAATGATTTCAAGGTCAGGGAAATCTTTCTTTAACTGATGCACATAATGATATTTGAGCGGCGGTACTTCGCGATTTTCTTTCGGGCTTAAACCCTCCAAAATCGCATTGCGGGCATGGACAATAAAAGTCGTCACGCCAGTGGTGGCGACATCGCCAACAAAATCTCGTACTACGCTGTAATCTTCCTGATCATCCAAACCAATGCGATGTTTGATCGTCACAGGAATAGAGCAGTTGTCCTGCATAGCGCGCATGGCCTCTTTTACCTTGTCAGGGTGAGCCATTAAACAAGCGCCAATTAAACTGTTTTGCACTCTGTCACTTGGGCAACCGACATTAAGATTAACCTCATCAAAGCCAGCTTGCTCCGCCATTTTTGCGCATTTACCCAAGGCTACGGCGTCAGAACCGCCTAATTGCAACGCAATAGGGTGCTCACACTCATCATAACGTAAGAATCTTTCAGGATGATTGCCCTGAAGCAAGGCTCCAGTGGTCACCATCTCAGTATAGAGCAAGGTATTCTTGCTCAAGGTCCTCGCGAAAACTCGGTAATCAGATGTGGTCCAATCCATCATTGGAGCAATGGAAAATCGACGATCAAGCCTATTGCTTGGGTTTACTGGGGTTGCCCCGTTTTCTAGTGACATGCTTCTACTATCGAATTAATTCAAAAAAGCGCCGCAACATAGGGAAATGTCCCCAGCGACTGATGAGTCACATTATGTCATAAAATTACAAGATAGCTAAGAGTCTAAGGGAAACATTGGGGTTTAAAAGGTGAAAGTGGCATGAAAGGAGACTGGTCCATCGACAAAGTCACCGCACGAGGTGACAGCAAAAGCATCACCTATGCATCAACCATTAACCATCAACCTAACGCCAACAGGCAACCCAAGTTACAACCAACAAATAAGCGATCATGTGATAGAAAGACTCAAGGCTGAATTTGCACAGGGCAATACGGACGTTGCCACAAGGGCCGATGGGAGCTTGACGGATAAGAGGGAAAGTTAGGTTTTATAATTGTCATTGGTTTGTAAGGTTTTTGCTGGAGTTAGATGAGGAAGGCATCTAGGATAAATATATATATATAAAAGGAAATACAGATGTTGAATGAAAAGTTATTTGTCTCGCATTTTGTTGGTGAAGATATTCCTACTTGGCCATGTCCTAATTGTGGTTCTTACTCATTGTCGTGCACGAAAGATCAATTTCAAAAAAGTTATAAAACCCCCATTGATCCAAATCATCCAAATTTTGACCCTGAATGGATTGAGTATGTTTTTAGTATGAATTTAAAGTGTTC
Protein-coding sequences here:
- the dusA gene encoding tRNA dihydrouridine(20/20a) synthase DusA, yielding MSLENGATPVNPSNRLDRRFSIAPMMDWTTSDYRVFARTLSKNTLLYTEMVTTGALLQGNHPERFLRYDECEHPIALQLGGSDAVALGKCAKMAEQAGFDEVNLNVGCPSDRVQNSLIGACLMAHPDKVKEAMRAMQDNCSIPVTIKHRIGLDDQEDYSVVRDFVGDVATTGVTTFIVHARNAILEGLSPKENREVPPLKYHYVHQLKKDFPDLEIIINGGIKTLDECKEQLAHVDGVMVGREAYHNPWILSQVDEVLFGGQALVHDRYEALEAFVPYVERKLNEGERLMHLTRHILGIFQGEAGGKQFRRYLSENGHKADAQVNVLLEAIELVKHHQRKG
- the tal gene encoding transaldolase, whose translation is MSNKLSQLKEFTTIVADTGDITAIKDYLPQDATTNPSLMLKAAQIPEYAPFLDQAVAWAKTQSNDKDQQVLDAGDKLAVIVGTEILKYVPGRISTEVDARLSFDKEATLAKARKLIALYEEAGVSRDRVLIKAASTWEGIKAAEELEKEGINCNLTLLFSFAQAQACAEAGVYLISPFVGRILDWYKKSTGQEYTAETDPGVVSVTEIYNYYKQHGYNTVVMGASFRNIGEIEQLAGCDRLTISPNLLEELKKDEGKLERKLTPASDIKAAPAAITEAEFRWAMNEDAMATEKLSEGIRNFAADQRKLEETLRSML
- a CDS encoding sugar O-acetyltransferase, with the translated sequence MNKQTEFEKMVRGEPFNGIDLDLRLRRETARLACAKYNAHPSKGNLRHITRLFGSIGSAIIEPGFQCDYGSQIHLGNRVFINFQCIFLDGAPIHIGDDVLIGPGVHLYTVDHPRDADLRASGECFARPIHIGNKVWIGGGAKILPGVNIGNNAIIAANAVVRRNIADNERYFG